One genomic region from Haloarcula taiwanensis encodes:
- a CDS encoding methylaspartate ammonia-lyase, which translates to MRIEDVRTVPGLSGFFFDDQRAIKDGATQSGFAYDGQPVTEGFDRIREAGEALIVELELADGTVATGDCAAVQYSGAGGRDPLFRAEAYRPVVEGPVADALRGQDPTEFGANATMLEEMSAQRSGGDQLHTAVRYGVSQALLNAAAQARGVTPTDVLADTYETEPATSPVPVFGQSGDERRINAEKMLIKGVPVLPHGLFNSVEKVGEDGEGLRDYLAWLSDRATTLGPEPYSPRFHVDVYGILGKVLGPPYDRTEVIDYFETLREAAAPYPLQVEGPMDAGGRAEQISRMAELREGLADAGVDVDIVADEWCNTFEDVQAFVDAEAADLVQVKTPDLGGIQRSAKAVLYCDGTDTRAYVGGTCNETVTSARACAHVALATDAAQVLAKPGMGFDEGFMVVTNEMRRALARRDAAREVPADD; encoded by the coding sequence ATGCGGATTGAGGACGTTCGAACAGTCCCGGGTCTGTCGGGCTTTTTTTTCGACGACCAGCGGGCCATCAAGGACGGCGCGACACAGTCCGGGTTCGCCTACGACGGCCAGCCCGTGACCGAGGGGTTCGACCGCATCCGCGAGGCCGGCGAGGCGCTCATCGTCGAACTCGAACTCGCGGACGGCACGGTCGCGACCGGCGACTGCGCCGCGGTCCAGTACTCCGGTGCAGGCGGCCGCGACCCGCTGTTCCGGGCCGAGGCCTACCGCCCGGTCGTCGAGGGGCCCGTCGCCGACGCCCTCCGCGGGCAGGATCCGACGGAGTTCGGGGCCAACGCGACGATGCTGGAAGAGATGAGCGCCCAGCGCTCGGGCGGCGACCAGCTGCACACGGCGGTCCGCTACGGTGTGTCGCAGGCGCTGCTGAACGCCGCCGCGCAAGCGCGGGGCGTGACGCCGACGGACGTACTTGCAGACACCTACGAGACCGAGCCGGCGACCTCTCCGGTCCCGGTGTTCGGCCAGTCGGGCGACGAGCGGCGTATCAACGCCGAAAAGATGCTCATCAAGGGCGTTCCGGTGCTGCCACACGGCCTGTTCAACAGTGTCGAGAAGGTCGGAGAGGACGGCGAAGGGCTGCGAGACTATCTCGCGTGGCTCTCTGACCGGGCGACGACGCTCGGGCCGGAGCCGTACTCGCCGCGCTTCCACGTCGACGTGTACGGCATCCTCGGCAAGGTGCTGGGCCCGCCGTACGACCGGACCGAGGTGATAGACTACTTCGAGACGCTTCGGGAGGCAGCCGCGCCGTATCCCCTACAAGTGGAGGGCCCGATGGACGCCGGCGGGCGGGCGGAGCAGATATCCCGAATGGCCGAACTCCGCGAGGGACTGGCCGATGCCGGCGTCGACGTGGACATCGTCGCCGACGAGTGGTGTAACACCTTCGAGGACGTGCAGGCGTTCGTCGACGCGGAGGCGGCCGACTTGGTCCAGGTGAAGACGCCGGATCTGGGCGGCATCCAGCGCTCGGCCAAAGCGGTGCTGTACTGCGACGGGACGGACACCCGCGCCTACGTCGGCGGGACCTGCAACGAGACGGTCACCTCGGCGCGGGCCTGCGCCCACGTCGCGCTGGCGACCGACGCCGCGCAAGTGCTCGCAAAGCCCGGGATGGGCTTCGACGAGGG